A segment of the Robbsia sp. KACC 23696 genome:
TGGCCGATGCGGCCGGCGAGGAGGACGTTACCGCAAGCGGCGTGGCGTCTCCGAGCGATGCGTCGACGCCGATGTTGACGGTCCGGTGGTGCCCCGCGGTCGATTGATTCGGGTTTCCCATCGATTCCGCTTGTTTTTCAGCGGGGCATCCTGTACTTTTTTATTTTTTCGGAATTGCCGTTCCGTCATTCTTACCGGCGGCCTTGCTGCCGTCCGGTTCAGCCTAGCGCGTATCGTCAATAATTCGGCAGGGTTTCGTGGTCGGTCACACGAACCCGGCGCGCGGCATCCCGGGTGATCGCCGCGCGAGGCAAAACCTCCGGCGCCGGCGCAGAACCTTTGCGTCTTGCGGCCACCTGTCCGAACCAGGATGGAGGATCCTCCAGCCCTGTATTGACGGCGCGAACGGCGGTCTCAGACTTCACAACACAATGTCTCTGATTGTTCATAAGTACGGCGGCACGTCGATGGGCTCGGTTGAGCGCATCAAGAACGTCGCGAAACGGGTAGCCAAGTGGCATCGTGCCGGGCACCAGATGGTAGTCGTGCCGTCGGCGATGTCCGGCGAAACGAACCGTCTGCTGAAACTCGCCCATGAGATTTCCGCGCAACCGGATCCGCGCGAACTGGATGCCATCGCGGCGACCGGCGAGCAGGTGAGCGTCGGCTTGCTGGCGCTGGCGTTGCAGGCCGAAGGGCTGGAAGCGGTCAGCTATGCCGGATGGCAGGTGCCGGTGCGCACCGATAGCGCCTTCACGAAAGCGCGCATCGAAAGCATCGACGGCACGAAGGTGCGCGCCGATCTGGACGCCGGCAAGGTGGTGGTCATCACCGGTTTCCAGGGCGTGGATCCGAACGGCAATGTGGCGACGCTGGGGCGCGGCGGTTCCGACACGTCCGCGGTCGCGATCGCGGCGGCCTTGGAAGCGGCCGAGTGCCTGATCTACACGGACGTCGATGGCGTGTACACGACGGACCCGCGCGTGGTCGACGACGCCCGTCGTCTGGATCGCGTGACGTTCGAGGAAATGCTGGAGATGGCGAGCCTCGGCTCGAAGGTACTGCAGATCCGGTCGGTCGAATTCGCGGGGAAGTACCGTGTGAAGACGCGGGTGTTGTCCAGCCTGACGGATCCGATGATTGCGCTCGAGAACGAAATGCACTCGGGCACCCTGATTACCTTTGAAGAAGACGAGACCATGGAAAAAGCGGTTATCTCGGGCATTGCCTTCCAACGCGACGAGGCGCGGATCGCGGTGATCGGCGTGCCCGATCGGCCAGGCATCGCCTACCAGATCCTGGGCCCGGTGGCCGACGCGAATATCGACGTCGACATGATCATCCAGAACCAGAGCGTGGAAGGGAAGACCGATTTCACGTTCACGGTGCCGCGCGGCGACTATGTGCGTGCGCTGGATATCCTGAACGCGCAGGTCAAGGATCACGTCGCGGCCGGCAAGATCCTCGGCGAGCCGAAGGTGTCGAAGGTATCGGTCGTCGGCGTGGGCATGCGCTCGCACGTGGGTGTGGCGAGCAAGATGTTCCGCACGCTGTCGGAAGAGGGCATCAATATCCAGATGATCTCGACCTCGGAAATCAAGATCTCGGTGCTGATCGACGAGAAGTATATGGAGCTCGCGGTCCGCGCGTTGCATAAGGCATTCGAGCTGGATTTGCCGGTCAACGGTTGAGCGGGATGGCACCGGGCAGCGGGCGAGTGCGCTAGCCTCGTGCGGCGGGTCGGAAAAATCGTTTGTCGCGTCGGCGATATGAAATAAAAGTTTGACGTTTTCCGATTCAGAGGCTATTATCTCGCTTCGCTTGAGGGTTGATCGGAAACGAACAGCGGCAAGCGAAAAGAAGTACCGGAGACGTGGCCGAGAGGTCGAAGGCACTCCCCTGCTAAGGGAGCATGCGGCCAAAAACTGCATCAAGGGTTCGAATCCCTTCGTCTCCGCCAGAATTCGCTGGCTTGATGTTTCAGGCTGGTTTCAAGTAGTCCGGGTTGCACCGGATAACGCTTGGAGATAAAGGGGCTTCGGCCCCTTTTTTGCGTTTACGAACGCTTTATTCAGGCGGGCTCGCCAAAATACTTCCTTATCGCACAGGCGATCCTGCGATATGAACGCCTGCGCATATTCTGCACGAGGATGTTTCCGCTTTATCGTCAGGAAAACTGACCGATTTGTCTACACGCGATGTTCCCCGCCAAAGTCGGCGTAGAATTCAGGTTTTCAAGACATTCGACACGACAACTGGCAGCCATGACAGCAATGCAAAAACCCTTGATCGGCGTACTGGGCGGCATGGGCCCGCTGGCGACTGTCGATTTCATGCAGCGCGTGATCGAGTTGACGCCGGCGTCGCGCGATCAGGACCATCTGGCGCTGTTGGTGGCAAACCTGCCGAGCACGCCTGATCGTTCCACCGCGATCATCGATGGCGGCCCCAGCCCGCTCCCGGCGCTGCTGGACGGGATCGATCTGTTGAACCGCAACGATGCGGCGCTGATCGTCGTGCCGTGTAATTCGGCGCATCATTGGATCGACGCGATGCGCGCGCGCAGCGCCGCGCCGATGCTGCATATCGGCGAAGCCTGTGTTGCGGCCTTGCCGGCCGGCGTGACGCGCGTTGCCGTGCTGGCGACGGGCGGCACGATGGTGTCGGGTTTCTATCAGACATTACTGCGAAATCGCGGGATCACGCCGATCGAGCCCGACCATGCCGTGCAGCAACACGTCACCGACTGCATCCGGGAAGTGAAGGCGGGCAATATCCCGGCGTCGGCCGAGGCCTTGTCGCCGGCGATCCGCATCCTGGCCGAGCAGGGCGCCGAAGCGGTCATCATGGGATGTACCGAAATTCCGCTGGCCGCGCGGCCCTTGTCGGCGTTTGCCGCGGAACTCGGCGTCCCGTTGATCGACAGCACACTGGCGCTGGCGCATGCCACCGTGGATTTTGCACGCGAAAAAGGCTGGCTCGCGCAGGGCGTCTGATCCGCCCGATAACAGCGACGTTTGCTAATCCGCAGTAGTATGTCTGACATCGCGGCGGCGGCCGCACCGTGCAGCGTCGCGCGGTGATTGCGCCGCCAGTCGTCCCGCCTGCCGCGGCGCGACGTCGTCGCGTCCGCTACGCCTTCCCACCTTGGAGAACCACCCGAAATGAGCACATCCGTCTATGGCATCCCGGTCCAATCGATCGATGGCAACGCACTGACGCTGGACCAGTACAAGGGCAAGGTCCTGCTGATCGTCAACGTCGCCTCGAAGTGCGGTCTGACGCCGCAGTACGAAGGTCTGGAAAAACTCTATGAAGCACGCCGCGCCGACGGTCTCGAAATCCTGGGTTTCCCGGCAAACAATTTCAAGGGACAGGAACCCGGCAGCGACGAGGAAATCAAGTCCTTCTGCAGCCTGACGTACGACGTCCAGTTCCCCTTGTTCTCGAAGATCTCCGTGGTGGGCGACGATCAGCACCCGCTGTACAAGACGCTGACGGCAGCGGTGCCGAACGCGACCGGCGAAGGTCCGTTCCGCGAACGTCTGGAAGGCAAGGGCATGACGACGAACCCGGTTCCGGGCGTGCTGTGGAATTTCGAAAAATTCCTCGTGTCCGCCGACGGCGAGGTGGTCGGGCGTTTCTCGCCGGATGTCACCGCCGATGATCCGAAATTGGCCGCGGCCTTGGATGCCGAATTGAAGAAGGCCGCCTAAGGCGCGTTCAGGCTTACCGGACGTTGCCGTGGATCGTACGTTGCAGATGTCGGTGTTCATCGCCGTGGTGGATGCCGGCAGTTTCATCGGTGCCGTCGATGGACTCAGAATGTCGAAAGCGGCGGTCTCGCGGCATGTCGACGCGCTGGAGCAGCGGCTCGGTGTACGATTGCTCCAGCGCACGACGCGTCGTCTGTCCTTGACGGACGATGGCCGGACTTTCTATCAGCGCGCGAAAGAGGTTCTGTCGGCGCTCGACGACGCGGAAGCGACCTTGAGCTCGCGCTCGGCCGAGCCGAGCGGCATGATCCGCATCAATGTTCCGCTGACGTTCGGCGTCGATCATCTGGCGCCGCTTTGGCCGCGCTTCCTCGAAGCGCATCCGAAAGTCGATCTCGATATCACCTTGAACGACCGGGTCGTCGATCTGGTCGATGAAGGCTATGACCTCGCGGTGCGTATCGGCGCGATGCCGGATTCGACGCTGGTCAGCCGGCATCTCGCCAACACACGGATGATCCTGTGCGCAACACCGGCCTATTTGGCCCGGCACGGGACACCGCAGTTGCCGCGTGATCTCGCCGCCCATCGCGTGTTGGCCTATACCAATGGCGCAAGCCGTGACGAATGGACGTTTACCGGCCCGGACGGTCATGCCGTCGCCGCCCGTATTCATGCGCGCGTCCATTCGAACAACGGCGACACCTGTCGCGCGATCGCACTGGCGGACGGCGGCATCATGCTGCAGCCGCGCTTCATGCTCGAAGCGGATCTGCGTGCCGGGCGGCTCGTGGAAATCATGCCCGATCATCACGCCGGCATGTTCGGCATCTATGCCGTCTATCCCACCCGTAAGCAATTGCCGCTGAAGGTGCGACGCCTCGTCGATTTTCTGGTGACGTCCTTTCAGCGTGTCACTTGGGATTGAGGCGCCGTCCCTGTTAGAAACGATGGCGCAGACCCAAATGCGCGGTCCATTGCCCTCTGCTGCCCGATATGCCGCCGCCGCTCGACAGGTTCGCGCGATCGAAGGCCGTGCTGCCGGTGCGTTCGCCTGAGGCACGTTGATAGGCCGCCGCCAGATAGACATCGGTCCGTTTCGACAGCAGATAATCGGCGACACCGCCAATCTGATGCCAATGCGGCCGGCCAACCTTGCCTGCGGCATTCTCGGCGCGGGCACGCGTATGGATATAGACCAAGCCGGTTGTCAGTGCGACCGTCACCGGATACTTCAGATGGATCTCGATGTTGTCGAAGCGCAATTGCTTCGCGGCGACGAGGGGCATCGGTATCGCGCCGGGGAAGGCGGTCGGTGCGAAGACCCGTGTGCGACTGTAATTACCGCCGAGACTGGCATGACCGAGCTGATAGGTGAGTGCTGCACCCCACGTTTGTTGTTTGTCACCGCTGAAGCTGCCTTTATCGACCGCCGCGCCGCCCGTATTCGTGCTGTTGGGACGATCGAGCTGGGCGTAGGCAACGGCCAAGGCCAGCGGACCGCTCGCATAGTGGGCGCCTAGGCTGAACGCGCGATTGTCGCGCGCGCCGGCGGCGTTGCTGAACGAATAGGTCGCGACGGCCCTCGCGCCCATCGTGCTCGCGCTGGTGTACTTCAGTGTGTTGTTGACGCGATAGGTCAAGCCGGCGTTGTCATTGCCATAGATGCGCCCATTGACGCCGCTGGCCCAACTGCCGGCGGCCGTCAACGGCGAGACGGTATCGACGAAGGCGTCATATTGTCGCCCGAATGTCAGCGTGCCGCTGCGATCGCTGCTCAAGCCGACATAGGCTTGTCGGCCGAATAAGGCGCCGCCTTGTACCGACCGGCCGCTATTCCCGTCGAATCCCGCTTCCATCAACGCGACCGCCTGGAGGCCATTGCCGAGCGATTCGGTGATTTTCATGCCCCAGCGGTTGCCGGCATACGTCCCGGTGTTCGCGCGTGTCAGGGTGTTGCTGTCGCGATCGTTGGTGAAAGCCACGCTTTGATCGAGGATCCCGTAGAGCAATACGTTCGACGGCGGCTGCTGCGCCTGCACCGAGTGGAAGGTAAGACATAACGCCGGCGCGACCAGAACGGGCCAGCGCGAACGGGCGTTCGTGAAGCGCGGACGCGGCTCGCGATGTACTGTGTCGTGTGGCCGCCCCGCATGCAATGCGACGGCATGCGACTCGCGTGATGGCGAGACCTTTCGGAACAAACAAGCGGAACAACGCAAGAAGAACATTCAGTATTCCTATGGGATGGTCGAGCGCTCACGCCGATGATCGGCGCGGATCTCGACAGAGGCCGGGACGGACGTCACATGTCCCCTGGCAGGGCGGCGGTGCCCCTCGGTGCGGCGCCGTCGTTCCGTTTGCCGCCGCACGGTGGCGGACCCAATGAAAAATATCAGCCAGCACTTGGCGTCGGACATCGTGGCGTCGCCTGGCACGCCATCTGCTCGTACAACGCATGCCGCACTCGACATTCGATACTGTATGGGTGTACAGTATTCGGTGCGCCCACCGCGGGCGCGCTTATGGCAGCGCGTGTATGCTGTCAGCGGAACCCCCGACCCGTGGGGTGTCGGTATGCCCCGGGTCTTCCGTTATTTGCTTTCACACTGCTTTGGATCGTCTTCCGTGTCTTCGAACGAAGTTTCCCGCCGTGCCCGCCGCCCCGCGACCGATGTGACTGAACCGACCGGCCAAGCCTCCGGTGCGCGTCAGCTCATCCGGATTCGTGGTGCGCGCCAACATAATCTGAAGAATCTCGATGTGGACTTGCATCCGGGGCAGATGACCGTGGTGACGGGGCCGTCGGGGTCCGGTAAATCGAGCCTGGTGTTCGATACGCTCTACGCCGAAGGTCAGCGGCGTTACGTCGAGACGTTCAGCGCCTACGCACGACAGTTCCTCGATCGCATGGATCGGCCGCAAGTCGACCGGGTGGACGGCGTGCCGCCGGCGATCGCGATCGACCAGACGAACCCGGTGCGCAGCTCGCGTTCGACCGTCGGTACGATGACCGAGTTGAACGATCACTTGAAGCTGTTCTTCGCGCGGGCCGCGACGCTGTTCGATCGGCAGACCGCCAATGGGGTGGCGCATGACACACCCGAGACGATCTACGCGGAGTTGTTGCGGCGTACACGCGACGACGACCCGCGCGTCGCAATTACCTTTCCGGTGCAATTGCCCGACAGCGTGACCGATGAGGAAGTGGCGCAGTGGCTGTCCGCGAGCGGGCACACGCGTGTCCAGGCGCGCCGACGCGTGCAGACCGAGAGCGGGCCGCGGCAATTGCTCGACGTCGTGGCCGACCGTTTCCGCGTGCAGGGGGCCGAGCGGGTGCGTGTGATGGAAGCGATCGAGGCAGGGCTGACGCGCGGGGGCGGACGGCTCGACGTCTATCTGCTCGACGCGCCGGCTACTGCGGACGCGGCACCCGTGGGCGGCACAAGCACAAGCGCGAACGTCGCCGTTGCCGTGTCCACAAATGCGGCCGACAGCGAGCCGTCGGCGCCGCATTGGCGTTTCTCGACCGGGCTGCATTGTCCGGAAAGCGATATCCGCTATGCGGAACCGCAGCCCGCTTTGTTCTCGTTCAATTCCGCGTATGGGGCGTGCGAAGCGTGTCGCGGTTTCGGGCGCGTGATCGGTATCGACCTGGGCCTGGTGAT
Coding sequences within it:
- a CDS encoding amino acid racemase; its protein translation is MTAMQKPLIGVLGGMGPLATVDFMQRVIELTPASRDQDHLALLVANLPSTPDRSTAIIDGGPSPLPALLDGIDLLNRNDAALIVVPCNSAHHWIDAMRARSAAPMLHIGEACVAALPAGVTRVAVLATGGTMVSGFYQTLLRNRGITPIEPDHAVQQHVTDCIREVKAGNIPASAEALSPAIRILAEQGAEAVIMGCTEIPLAARPLSAFAAELGVPLIDSTLALAHATVDFAREKGWLAQGV
- a CDS encoding aspartate kinase produces the protein MSLIVHKYGGTSMGSVERIKNVAKRVAKWHRAGHQMVVVPSAMSGETNRLLKLAHEISAQPDPRELDAIAATGEQVSVGLLALALQAEGLEAVSYAGWQVPVRTDSAFTKARIESIDGTKVRADLDAGKVVVITGFQGVDPNGNVATLGRGGSDTSAVAIAAALEAAECLIYTDVDGVYTTDPRVVDDARRLDRVTFEEMLEMASLGSKVLQIRSVEFAGKYRVKTRVLSSLTDPMIALENEMHSGTLITFEEDETMEKAVISGIAFQRDEARIAVIGVPDRPGIAYQILGPVADANIDVDMIIQNQSVEGKTDFTFTVPRGDYVRALDILNAQVKDHVAAGKILGEPKVSKVSVVGVGMRSHVGVASKMFRTLSEEGINIQMISTSEIKISVLIDEKYMELAVRALHKAFELDLPVNG
- a CDS encoding porin, which encodes MFFLRCSACLFRKVSPSRESHAVALHAGRPHDTVHREPRPRFTNARSRWPVLVAPALCLTFHSVQAQQPPSNVLLYGILDQSVAFTNDRDSNTLTRANTGTYAGNRWGMKITESLGNGLQAVALMEAGFDGNSGRSVQGGALFGRQAYVGLSSDRSGTLTFGRQYDAFVDTVSPLTAAGSWASGVNGRIYGNDNAGLTYRVNNTLKYTSASTMGARAVATYSFSNAAGARDNRAFSLGAHYASGPLALAVAYAQLDRPNSTNTGGAAVDKGSFSGDKQQTWGAALTYQLGHASLGGNYSRTRVFAPTAFPGAIPMPLVAAKQLRFDNIEIHLKYPVTVALTTGLVYIHTRARAENAAGKVGRPHWHQIGGVADYLLSKRTDVYLAAAYQRASGERTGSTAFDRANLSSGGGISGSRGQWTAHLGLRHRF
- a CDS encoding LysR family transcriptional regulator: MDRTLQMSVFIAVVDAGSFIGAVDGLRMSKAAVSRHVDALEQRLGVRLLQRTTRRLSLTDDGRTFYQRAKEVLSALDDAEATLSSRSAEPSGMIRINVPLTFGVDHLAPLWPRFLEAHPKVDLDITLNDRVVDLVDEGYDLAVRIGAMPDSTLVSRHLANTRMILCATPAYLARHGTPQLPRDLAAHRVLAYTNGASRDEWTFTGPDGHAVAARIHARVHSNNGDTCRAIALADGGIMLQPRFMLEADLRAGRLVEIMPDHHAGMFGIYAVYPTRKQLPLKVRRLVDFLVTSFQRVTWD
- a CDS encoding glutathione peroxidase yields the protein MSTSVYGIPVQSIDGNALTLDQYKGKVLLIVNVASKCGLTPQYEGLEKLYEARRADGLEILGFPANNFKGQEPGSDEEIKSFCSLTYDVQFPLFSKISVVGDDQHPLYKTLTAAVPNATGEGPFRERLEGKGMTTNPVPGVLWNFEKFLVSADGEVVGRFSPDVTADDPKLAAALDAELKKAA